The Thalassotalea psychrophila genome window below encodes:
- a CDS encoding acetyltransferase, protein MPLQPKTLAILGIADHGKVAAEIAQQNGYEVYFFDDQFPKETKCGHWQIVGNEQDLIDHGNNYDEIFIALSHNKRRDLKLTQFKTLGLNIATLISKDATVSNFCEIGAGAMIVANACINYGTKIGEGSIINTGANIDHSCTIDAFVHISPGVNIAAEVNVGNYCWIGIGSNLIHQISIGHTVITGAGAVILNDVPAEVTVVGCPAHIVRRK, encoded by the coding sequence ATGCCTTTACAACCAAAAACACTCGCCATATTAGGCATAGCCGATCACGGTAAAGTAGCCGCAGAAATCGCCCAACAAAACGGCTACGAAGTTTACTTCTTTGACGATCAATTTCCTAAAGAAACTAAGTGTGGTCACTGGCAAATAGTAGGTAACGAACAAGACTTAATTGACCACGGCAACAACTACGATGAAATTTTTATTGCTCTTAGCCATAATAAACGCCGAGACTTAAAGCTAACTCAGTTTAAAACGTTAGGTTTGAATATTGCTACCCTTATATCAAAAGACGCCACGGTAAGTAATTTTTGTGAAATAGGTGCCGGGGCTATGATCGTTGCCAATGCTTGCATCAACTACGGTACAAAAATAGGCGAAGGGTCAATTATTAACACCGGCGCTAATATTGATCACAGTTGTACTATAGATGCGTTTGTACATATCTCGCCAGGCGTGAACATAGCGGCAGAGGTTAATGTAGGTAATTACTGTTGGATTGGTATTGGTTCTAACTTAATCCACCAAATTAGCATAGGGCATACGGTAATTACTGGTGCCGGTGCAGTAATTCTTAACGACGTCCCTGCAGAAGTTACCGTAGTAGGCTGTCCGGCTCACATTGTGCGTCGTAAATAA
- a CDS encoding GumC family protein gives MAEQFSKEESFNDEIDLKHLWQIIYRSKWRIIALSVVVTLFAIIFAQSRTPIYVASSTMLIEQEQSKVVELNDIYNEGDSRQEYYYTQLEIITSTPIAEKVVRDLNLVEHPLFNQPPKPKSRWQAFKELLNPPPPSKPVTKEQQQQNKFDGIVGYVLGGMSASPISKTELVIISFQSEDPEFAALAANAIAKAYINNHMDVNLQRVEKSATWLNHSLAGLKEKLIASEDKLQDFEEANSLVDLGGIKSLAAKEIEQLSKNVLTAKQVEEQTGNIYALLNASKDEQETLANLPEVLNHPNLKIVHQQKLDVENKIIELSLTYGLKHPKMIAANAELNKVLDNINNKISRLIASIGSDYRTAQKQTKQAENALAEAKVRYQKLTRVDSTRRELKQDVDTNDKLYQAFFNRLKETAELQGFETSIGRIIDPATVPYSPAKPNKKLIVVLAFMLSVMVGVGATLLLEAFNSTIRSVSDIETRLHQNLLGIVPLVGSNLETKKQQQQFAEQVEHYHFFTGDDHAFSEAVRTLRTSLQLLNLDNTVQVVSITSTIPSEGKTLVTANLAFAVGQLQKTIIIDTDLRKPKVAKNFKIKGPGLSDFIAGNNTLEQCITTDKESNIDVLPAGTLPPNPQELLASNQFKQLIHDLRQRYDKIIIDTPPILAVSDAMIVAKQSDATLYVIKAASTKESQIKASLKRLNQANLNIGGVVLNQVDLQKAIDYEEFSGYYDQYGYTNA, from the coding sequence ATGGCTGAGCAGTTTTCCAAAGAAGAATCATTTAATGACGAAATCGATTTAAAACATTTGTGGCAAATTATTTATCGCAGTAAATGGCGCATTATCGCGTTGTCTGTAGTGGTAACTTTATTTGCGATCATTTTTGCCCAATCACGTACGCCTATTTACGTTGCTAGTAGCACTATGCTTATTGAACAAGAGCAATCAAAGGTAGTTGAACTAAACGATATTTATAATGAAGGCGACTCGCGCCAAGAGTATTACTACACTCAGCTAGAAATTATTACCTCTACACCTATTGCTGAAAAAGTAGTGCGCGACCTGAACCTTGTTGAACATCCGTTATTCAATCAACCGCCGAAGCCTAAAAGCCGTTGGCAGGCATTTAAAGAGTTGTTAAATCCGCCACCGCCAAGTAAGCCTGTAACGAAAGAACAGCAACAGCAAAATAAATTTGATGGCATTGTTGGCTACGTTTTAGGTGGTATGTCAGCATCGCCCATTTCTAAAACTGAATTGGTGATCATTTCATTTCAATCCGAAGATCCAGAATTTGCCGCATTGGCTGCCAATGCAATTGCCAAAGCGTATATTAACAACCACATGGACGTTAATTTACAGCGAGTAGAAAAGTCTGCAACATGGTTAAATCACTCTTTAGCAGGATTAAAAGAAAAATTAATTGCCTCAGAAGACAAACTACAAGACTTTGAAGAAGCTAACTCGTTAGTCGATTTAGGCGGCATTAAAAGCTTGGCGGCGAAAGAAATTGAACAGCTTTCAAAAAATGTATTAACAGCTAAACAAGTTGAAGAGCAAACAGGAAACATTTACGCACTATTAAATGCCAGCAAAGACGAGCAAGAAACACTGGCTAATTTGCCTGAAGTGCTTAATCATCCAAATTTAAAAATAGTGCACCAACAAAAGCTCGACGTTGAAAATAAAATTATTGAATTAAGCCTAACCTACGGGCTCAAGCATCCTAAAATGATCGCCGCTAACGCCGAGTTAAATAAAGTGTTAGACAACATCAACAATAAAATCAGCCGTTTAATCGCTAGTATTGGCAGTGACTATCGCACCGCACAAAAACAAACAAAACAAGCTGAAAATGCGCTTGCTGAGGCAAAAGTTAGGTATCAAAAACTTACTCGAGTTGATAGTACGCGCCGAGAGTTAAAACAAGACGTAGATACCAATGATAAGCTTTACCAAGCATTTTTTAATCGCTTAAAAGAAACCGCCGAGCTACAAGGATTTGAAACCTCAATAGGGCGTATTATTGATCCAGCAACTGTGCCTTATTCACCAGCTAAGCCAAATAAAAAGTTGATTGTAGTATTAGCCTTTATGTTAAGCGTTATGGTTGGCGTAGGCGCCACCTTATTACTTGAAGCCTTTAACAGCACCATACGTTCTGTTAGTGATATAGAAACCAGATTACATCAAAATTTATTAGGCATAGTGCCATTGGTGGGCAGCAATTTAGAAACTAAAAAACAACAGCAACAATTTGCCGAGCAAGTCGAACATTATCATTTCTTTACCGGTGACGACCATGCCTTTTCTGAGGCGGTGCGCACCCTAAGAACCAGTTTACAATTGTTAAACCTTGATAACACCGTGCAAGTGGTATCAATTACCTCAACAATCCCCAGTGAAGGTAAAACCTTAGTGACCGCTAATTTAGCCTTTGCCGTTGGTCAATTACAAAAAACCATTATTATTGACACCGATTTACGTAAACCGAAAGTGGCGAAAAACTTCAAAATTAAAGGCCCTGGCCTTTCTGATTTTATTGCCGGTAACAACACGTTAGAGCAGTGCATAACTACCGACAAAGAAAGTAACATAGATGTGCTGCCTGCCGGCACGTTACCACCGAACCCGCAAGAATTACTGGCTTCAAATCAGTTTAAGCAATTAATTCATGACTTAAGACAGCGCTACGATAAAATTATTATTGATACACCGCCAATACTCGCGGTAAGTGATGCCATGATCGTAGCGAAACAATCTGACGCCACCTTATACGTAATAAAGGCAGCAAGCACTAAAGAAAGCCAAATAAAAGCAAGCTTAAAACGCCTAAATCAAGCCAATTTAAACATTGGCGGCGTTGTGTTGAACCAAGTCGACTTACAAAAAGCCATCGACTATGAAGAGTTCTCTGGATATTACGATCAATACGGTTATACAAACGCCTAA